The window AGGCCCTCTCCGACGTCATGATGGCCCTGCGCAAGCTCCGCGAGGGCATCGTGGCCTCAAAACGCACAGACGAGTTTGCCATCCAGGCCTACCTCTTCAATATCCGCCTGTCAGTCCTGATTAAGCACCCTGAGTCGTACCACCCGGCCATCCTGCACGTGCTCCGGACAATACACCCGGCCCGGAACCTGACGAGCGTCGAGCTGCAGGAGGTCCTGGGCtacctcgtcctcgacgccgcctgTCGCAGGGGTGACCTGGCCGAGGCGTACGCGATACGGCACCGGTACGCGCTGCAAGACGCAAAGGTGGATGCCGTgctggcggcgttggcgcaCGACAACTACGTCGCGTTCCGGAGGGTGCAGAGGAACGTCGACGGGCATCGCGCGAAGCTGTTGGAGTTCGCCGAGGGTGAGATGCGTACGCATGTCCTCAAGTGTTTCGGGAGGACGTACCTGGCCGTTGACCAGGACTGGTTGGAGAAGTGTGCCGGCGAGAGCTGGGAGGCGTTGACGAGGGATCGCGGTGTCGGATGGGAGCTCGACGGGAAGAAGGTTGTTATTCGAAAGGTCAGGGCTAAGTGAAGAGCATGGtggggggaaaggaggatAAGGAAATGTGTGCATTTGATACCCCTGATTAGAAAGCGTTCGAGACTTGAGCTCTGGACGGCACTTTGAGCAACATTGAATATCCGTTATTATGGAGCGTGATGCCGGTTTGTGCAAGGCTGTATCCCAAGGAGCACAAGGTCTAGCTGTGCATTGTTCTTTCTAGGGGGCTCATGAAGGGACGCTAACATACAAAGAAGGCTCTTTGGAATACTACCTGTCTCTTGTTGTTATTTGCGACGCCTACTCAACTGTGTCAACCCTACGCTCTGCCAGGTCAAAGAGTCCTTGATGCAACTTCATGGTTTGTTTTAGGTCCAATTCAATACCCAGCTATGCTTGGCTTCTTGTCTGTACATGTCTTACCTAGATCACTAATCCCTCCGGCCCAAGGGCTCAACAATGATGCCAAAGCTTGTTCGGCAACCTCGAACCATTCAAGATCTTTGGCCTTCGAGTCTATCCGCGCTCTCTACGCATTCCAGCCATGCATGATGCGCCCTCTTGTCTTCAAATCTCATCTTGATTCTGTCCTTCTACTTCCCACTTTCAACCGAACGCGCTCCAGACTAGGGCTTGTTGGCAATCCAGTGTAGTGGCTGGAAACACTGAGGCTATCTTTCCAGTCATGTTTCCATACCAACTGGATGGGCGAGAAACCAGATCTTTCCTAGGTGGATCTGGGACTCCAAGTCGAGGTTTGCTGGAGTTCCTTTGAGTGGTAGGGGACAATGAGGTTGTCTCTCAGCTGTTTCCTTAGTCTCAGCTGCCTAGACGAGAGACCGGAAGCTTCCTCGATATTCTCAAGAATCCCAAACAGCTTGGCTCTTTCTTTTGCAGAGGGAGAGTCCCAGGCCCCGTACCTCCCGAATTCGTTCGCCACTTCGATTATAGTTTGGAAAGAACGGGTCTCGCAGGCGTGTTCCACGCCAGACAAAATGCAGTCGTGAATTGCATAGAGGATGTTGCGAAGGGGAGTTTCGGCGTGCGCGTTGTGCCTCCATTTGTCCGTCGGGTCGGCCCCGTTTTGCAGAAGAAACCTGATCTTGTATGGGCTGTAATTGCGTCCGGTTACTGCCTTCAGCGCTCTGAATCCAAGGGTCATTCCACCATCAGCATGCCACGCTAGATCGTCCTTGTCAAGCTCGACGCCCATGGCGAGGAAACTTTCCAGAATCTTCGTTCCACACCAATTCTCTTCGATGATCGCCATGAAGGCTTCGGCCAGGTAATTGATTTCGGGAAGTGCTGCGGAAGCGCCAAGGTCTTCTGAGGTGCGGTTAATGCCCGCCTCACAACCTGCTTTCTTCATCAGCAGGCAATCATCCCTCAATCTATGAGCGAGCCTGGTAATGGCTTCGTGTTTTATGTCCTCTTTCTCATGGCATAGCAAGTGGACGCGCTCTTCAGGCAAACCAGGTAAATGGATGGAGCCGAATTTTGAGGGTTTGATGTAACACACAAGGTCTGACCATGGCCGTCGCGTATCTGTATCCAACTTGGCTCCCAAGTCTTGAAGTCTTGCTGCCGACTGCCAGAGATTGCAATGGAAAGCGAGCTTGAGCGGGGTACGCCCGTCAAGTCCCTTCCATCGCAGATCAGCGCCCAGCCATACCAGATTGTCGATCATGCTTGGGTCGGTGGAAAGTAGTGCGTAAAAGAGCGGCGTCATTGACGAGTTGTCCGTtacatccacatccaccTGCATATTCCGTACAAGATGAGTAACGAGCCACTTCATCCCTTTTTCCGAGGCAGTGTGCAGTGCTGTCACATTTGATGATAGGCTGGTGCACTTTGATCTTAAGACTTGGAGCCCGAAGCCCTGGAGTCTCTTGTCAAAATTGTCGCTGATTCTGATTTTGTCCGAACTAACCATCGTCTGAACTGACGCTCCGGCAGACAGCAAAAGTCGGATGATTGAGTTCTCTTCTCGGCAGATGGAATAGTGCAGAGGAGTCCAGCAGGAACTAATGGAAATGTTGCTATCGCCGTCAAGGTAATCTCTGTAGCCCTTGCATTTGCAGAATAGGTGCCCGGGGGCCTCGATGTCGGCGCCATGAGAGACAAGCCATTTCGCGGCGTCATAGTGGCCGTGATAGACCGCCAGGTGCAAAGGGGTCGCCCAGAATAGGAAATCTTTTTCCTCCTCACGTAGGAAGGGCACGGGGTAGCATTTCTTGGCCTCTTCTGGTATCGGAACAGGGTGGACGACATCGATATAGGCGCCGTAGATGACGGACTTCTTGAGGATGTGCAGGTTTCCGGTC is drawn from Colletotrichum destructivum chromosome 6, complete sequence and contains these coding sequences:
- a CDS encoding Putative ankyrin repeat-containing domain superfamily yields the protein MLYSQEHDSKEDMAEAPTVTKPTLPSLPTEILQDIAELVSDACGRAGLARASRRLCEVANPTLWRHGVQDNLSKMLVQASTTGNLHILKKSVIYGAYIDVVHPVPIPEEAKKCYPVPFLREEEKDFLFWATPLHLAVYHGHYDAAKWLVSHGADIEAPGHLFCKCKGYRDYLDGDSNISISSCWTPLHYSICREENSIIRLLLSAGASVQTMVSSDKIRISDNFDKRLQGFGLQVLRSKCTSLSSNVTALHTASEKGMKWLVTHLVRNMQVDVDVTDNSSMTPLFYALLSTDPSMIDNLVWLGADLRWKGLDGRTPLKLAFHCNLWQSAARLQDLGAKLDTDTRRPWSDLVCYIKPSKFGSIHLPGLPEERVHLLCHEKEDIKHEAITRLAHRLRDDCLLMKKAGCEAGINRTSEDLGASAALPEINYLAEAFMAIIEENWCGTKILESFLAMGVELDKDDLAWHADGGMTLGFRALKAVTGRNYSPYKIRFLLQNGADPTDKWRHNAHAETPLRNILYAIHDCILSGVEHACETRSFQTIIEVANEFGRYGAWDSPSAKERAKLFGILENIEEASGLSSRQLRLRKQLRDNLIVPYHSKELQQTSTWSPRST